The sequence GCGTCCGGTCGATCCGACAGGTTTATCGGACGTGCGTGACGAATATCCTTCAGTACAATGTATTGGCTGACCGCAACGGTATCGTTGCGCCTCTCGATCAGTGTCATCGCTTCTACCCCAACCCTAGTTGCTGCCGACCCAAGTAAATTTTGCTGGTTTACTTTCCTTGAACTCTGCCTATCGACGAGGCATGCACTCCTTTTTCTTGAATTTCGACAAAACTGGAGAGATCTGCGGAAGGCTGTTCCGCAGCGTTCGTCGAATATGCCTTCCTGATGAGCCCTACCGATCGTGATTCTACTCGCCGGCAAAGGCGTGGCAATCCGGCAGTGGTATTAGGCTGCCCGGTCCAGGCCTAGTCTCGACGAACTAGATAGAAGGTTGTAGTCTGGCGCATGGGTTCGTACCTGCGCTGGCTCAAATCGAACGTGTCAAGCACCCCGTTGGCTCATGTAGCTTCGCTATTGGTGCTTGCGGGATCGGTAATACTCGAAGCGATAAATACAATATATGTCGACCAGGGGGTGACGTTTATTGCGTTTATCCCCGTAATTATCGTTATAGTGTATCTGGAAGGACGTTTAGTTGCCATCGCCGCGACGGTCCTCATGGCTGCCGCCGGCTTGTGGATGCGACGCGTCCTGAACGCCCAACTCTCTGCTGAAGATTGGACGAGCGCCATCTTCCTTCTGGTCTCGGGTGGCCTGATCGCGTCCGTGTTCCACCGCCTGCGACAGGATTTGCGCGGGGCGCTCGAGGTTGCTGAGACCAGGCTCGCTGCCATCGATGCAGCCGAGAGCCGCTATCGTTGGGCCTTCGAGCGCGCCGCCTTGGGCTTTGCAAATGCCAATCGACATGGCGAACTGTTGCAATCGAACAGACGTCTTTTTGAGATGACCGGCTACGGAGAAAAGGAACTTGCCCAGCTGAAGCTGGAAGGGCTCGTTCTTCCCGATGATCGAGATGCCGTGCGGGCTTTGTTGAAAGATCTGGATAATGGCGCCGCGTCGTCTGCTGCCGACATTCGCGTGTTGCGCAAGGACGGCAAGGCATTCTGGGCCCGTATGGCCCTGTCCTCGTCGCGGCCTGACGAGGCATCAACCGAGAGCGTGTTCGTGGTGGTCGACGATATTTCCGAGCGACGAGCCGCACGCGAGGCTCTCCGGGCTCAGAAGGAATGGCTCGATCTCGCTCTGTCTGCCGGACGCCTGGGCACGTGGCGAATAGATATCAAGGAGGGGACCGTCGCGGGCTCCGGCAAGTTCTGGGACATTCTCGGCCTGCCCTCGAAGCCCGTCCGCCCCCTGGAAGAACTCTCGGCCGTGGTCCATCCGGCCGACTGGCCGAAATTGGCTGCCTCGGCAAAACCCTCGTCGGCGGTGAACTACGACGTCGAGATTCGTGTCAGGCGGACGGATGGGCACATACGCTGGGTTGCTCTGCGCGGGCGGCAGGAAGAACATGGCGATCGCGCAGTGCGCATCGGGGTG comes from Mesorhizobium japonicum MAFF 303099 and encodes:
- a CDS encoding sensor histidine kinase codes for the protein MTFIAFIPVIIVIVYLEGRLVAIAATVLMAAAGLWMRRVLNAQLSAEDWTSAIFLLVSGGLIASVFHRLRQDLRGALEVAETRLAAIDAAESRYRWAFERAALGFANANRHGELLQSNRRLFEMTGYGEKELAQLKLEGLVLPDDRDAVRALLKDLDNGAASSAADIRVLRKDGKAFWARMALSSSRPDEASTESVFVVVDDISERRAAREALRAQKEWLDLALSAGRLGTWRIDIKEGTVAGSGKFWDILGLPSKPVRPLEELSAVVHPADWPKLAASAKPSSAVNYDVEIRVRRTDGHIRWVALRGRQEEHGDRAVRIGVAADLTERRQTTLLRAAVKKRERIMLEDRHRFSNLFPVIMALVKMINVPENDVAKYKEMLIDRIRTLEATHLILSRHTSLSGMLHDLVAQELQPFKETRDVTISGPSLTVPSGVAESFAMILHELTTNSVKHGALGDSQGKVEVKWQFASDGAGNDLVFDWVESGRRKNSKVVRHGFGSMIIGVDGTPLVGHSPKLEISEYGLRYSLRLSRKEIEN